The nucleotide sequence CCGAATAGGTGGAGTATCCTAAGGCAACGAGCAATGTTTCAACAATTCCTATGAAGAATCCTCCTATCACCGCCCCTGGAATATTGCCAATACCCCCGAATACTGCTGCAACAAAGCATTTAAGACCCGGGAGTGTACCGGAGAATGGAGTTACCGACATACGATCGGTAAAATAGAGAATCGAACCTACACCAGCCAAAAATGAACCAATGGCAAAAGTTACTGAAATAATCCTGTTGATATTGATACCCATCAGTTTAGCAGTCTCAAAATCCTTACTTACAGCCCTCATTGCCATACCAGTCTTTGTCTTATTGACCAAAATCATGAGGATGATCACCAAAAACAACGTAAGTACAGGAGTGAGCAACGTTACCAGGGAGGCACTGAGTGTTCCTAACTGGAATATACGCTTAAGAAAAGGAATTTCGGGATATCCCCTTGGGATTGCGGTAAAGAGGTACGTCGATACATTCTGAAGAAGATACGATACTCCTATGGCACTTATCATGATTGACATCCTAGGAGCACTTCTCAGGGGTTTGTAGGCAGCACGTTCGATACCAATACCCATGAAGGTTGTAACTGTCAAGGTTATTATGATGGCGATGGGCCATGGAAAACTTGCCAAGGCAAAAATCATAAAATACCCGGCCATCATGAAGATATCCCCATGGGCGAAATTAATTAATCGGAGAATGCCATATACCAAGGTATAGCCAATGGCTATCAAGGCGTATGCACCTCCTAGAGAGATCCCTGTCAAGCAATGCTGCAGGATAGTCGTCATACTCATCAGCTGTTCTCCATGTCCAAGCTAAGCAACTGAAAGTTGCTGGTAAAAATGAGAAAACGGGCATCGAAAAATGGGATTGGCCGGAAACCAATTTCCGGCCAAGAGAAAAATACATTACTTTGCGATACTGACAGTTTTCAAGAACTTGAACTGCCCGTTTTCAACTACCTTGATGAATGCCATATCTTTATTAGCATCACCATTTTCATTGAATACGATTCGCCCTGTAACACCTTCAACATCCACGTCTACCAAAGCAGAACGAATGGCAGGTCCTTTTGTAGAGTTGGCTGCTTCTATGGCTTTGATTGCGGTTATATACGCATCATAGCCAAGAGCGGAAACAGCTGGAATTATATCGGGTTGCTTGTTTGCAACCAAGTACTTCTTGAAACCCTCGATAAACTTGGCTGCCTCTGCAGTAGCGGGATCGGCATCATCAAAGAATGTGGAGAGCGCAACACCTTCTGCACTTGTACCTGCATTTTCAATGATTGATGAATTTTCCCAGGTATCGCCTGCCATGATCTTTGCGGTTATGCCGAGCTCTCTTGCCTGCTTAATGATGAGCGGAGCAGTAGCAATGGATGAAGGGGCAAAGATTACATCAGGGTCAGCTGCCTTGATATTGGTAAGAATTGACTTGAAGTCTGTGGTATTGGTCTGGAACCGTTGTTCACTAACAACCTGACCACCAAGACCAGAGAATGCCCTGCTGAAGAAGTTTCCAAGACCGGATGAATAATCATCACCCAATTGCGTGATGACCGCCGCTTTCTTCGCGCCTTCTTGCCAAGCATAGTTTGCCATCACCGTCCCCTGGAAGGGATCAAGAAAACATACACGGAAATAGTAGTCATTGCCCAAGGTTACCTGTGGATTGGTACAAGAGGCACCAATGGCCGGAACTTGGTTGTCGAGGAAAATATCTCCAGCAGCAATGGAAACTCCAGACCCATAGGACCCGAGAATCACAGAAGCTCCACTGGAAATCAGACTCTGAGCAGCAGTAACAGCTTCTGTCTTGTCAGACTTATTGTCTGCTTCGACCAGTCTTACATTGTAGGTCTCCCCATTGATTTGCACGGTGGGATAGACTTCATTCGCATACCGCATTCCCAGTACTTCCTGATATCCTCCTCCACCATTTTCTCCGGTTTGAGGCTCGAACACTCCAATTACCACTTCTTTGACGTCTCTTGTTTGCTCAGATGAACCATTGGCAAACATGAAGGAAGAAGCAAAAAGGAGTACCAACAAATACACAGTCAGTCTTTTCATACAAGCCCTCCAAAATAATACATATGTAAACATTATTGCTTTCAGGCCATACTATTTACAAGATAAATTTTACGGAGTATCAACAAATACTATGGTTGTATTCTGCTTGCAATAGCAGGAATCTGACTATTACATTTGTTTTTTCAAATATCATTTCTGCATGACTAATTTAATTTTAATTTTTATGAGATTTTAATGAATTTATTTAGTTGTTACAGATTTTGTAAAAAGTGATTCACCAGCTAAGGATAAAGAGATGTGGAGCTTACCCTAAAAGGACCTCCCATTGGAACAAGTCCAATGGGAGGCATACAAATTGACATGAATAAAGCTGTTATGCCTTCTTCTTTGCCTCAATCACAGCCTGTGCTGCAGCAAGACGGGCAATGGGAACACGGAACGGAGAACAAGAGACATAATCAAGGCCTACCTTGTTACAGAAGGCAATGGTCTTCGGGTCTCCACCATGCTCACCACAGATACCCAACTTGATAGAAGGATTAGCAGATCGACCAAGCTTGACGGCCATCTCCACGAGCTTGCCCACGCCATTCACATCGAGGGTGGCAAACGGGTCATACTCATAGAACTGCTTGTCAGCATCATTGACATATGCACCGAGGAAAGAAGCCGCATCATCACGACTGAATCCACAGGTGAGCTGGGTCAGGTCATTGGTACCGAAGCTGAAGAACTCTGCTTCCTTGGCAATCTCGTCTGCGGTGATGGCAGCACGAGGAACCTCGATCATGGTACCGATCTTGTAATGCACCTTGAGAGACTGTTCACTAAAGATTCTCTCGATTACCTCGAGGGCATGCTTCTTGGTGAACACAAACTCCTTGTAGTTGCCTACCAACGGAATCATGATCTCAGGCAGTACGTCCACACCTTTGCGCTTCACGTTGATCGCAGCCTCGATGATCGCCCTTACCTGCATTCTCAGAATCTCAGGATAGATGATCGCAAGACGACAACCGCGGAAACCAAGCATCGGGTTGAACTCATGCAAGGCAGATGACTTCTGAGCTACTTCTTCAACAGTGATACCCATCTGCAAGGCAAGTTCATGCCTACTGGTATGATCATTGGGAAGGAACTCATGCAACGGGGGATCAAGCAAGCGGATGGTAGCCGGTCGGCCATCAAGTGCAAGGAAAATCTCCTCAAAGTCACTCCTCTGCATGGGAAGCAATTCAGCAAGGGCTTTCTCTCTCTCCACAATATTGTTGGCGAGAATCATCTTTCTGATCGACATGATCCTGTCACCACCAAAGAACATGTGTTCTGTTCGGCAGAGGCCAATGCCCTCAGCGCCGAAAGCAACAGCCATCTGTGCATCATGCGGTGTATCGGCGTTGGTGTAGACGCCCAATACCTTCAGGTCCTGGACGAATCCCATGAAGGCCTTGTAATCCTTGTATAGGATTGACTCACTCTCTTCCATGGCCCCATTGAGTACCTGTACAATCTCAGAAGCGCGGACAGGAATCTTTGCACCATACACTTCACCGGTAAAACCATCGATGGAGATGAAGTCTCCCTCACTGAGCTTGGTCCCGTTTACTTCCAGGAAACGCTTAGGTTCATTGATCCTAATCTCTCCTGCACCACTGACACAAGGACAACCCATGCCTCGAGCCACTACGGCTGCATGGCTTGTCATACCACCACGACAGGTGACGACGCCCTTCGCAACTGCCATGCCCCCAATATCTTCAGGGCTGGTCTCGGTTCTCACGAGAATGACGTCCTTCCCTTCTGCAGCCATCTCTTCTGCTTTCTCAGCAGTGAAGTAGATCTGGCCGCATGCACCACCAGGGCTTGCGTTCAAACCACGAGTGATAACTTCCAGGGAGTTGTCCCTGATGTACTTACCATCGAGAATCGGGGCAAACAATTTACCGAACTCCCCAGAGGGAACACGACTTACTGCTGTCTCCTTGTCAATCAAGCCTTCCTCGACCATCTCGACCTGGGTACGCAACCAGCTGAAAATGGTTCTCTTACCATTTCTGGTCTGCAACATGTACAGCTTGCCTTCCTGGATGGTGAACTCAAGGTCCTGCATATCCTTGTAGTGCTTTTCCAGGATGCCTCTGATATCAACCAGCTGGTTATAGACCTTTTCATTGACTTTCTTGAGTGTAGAGATCGACTGCGGGGTACGGATACCTGCAACAACATCCTCACCCTGTGCATTCATCAGGTACTCGCCATAGAACTGGTTCTCACCAGTTGAAGGGTCACGGGTAAAGGCTACACCAGTGCCACTGGTCTCACCCATATTGCCGAATACCATGCTCTGGATGTTTACTGCAGTACCCAGAAGACCACGAATGTCGTTCATCTGGCGATACTTATTTGCACGTTCATTGTTCCAGGACTTGAATACGGCATTGATGGCCTTGAACAACTGGTCGAGGGGATCGGTGGGGAACTCCTCACCTGTGAATCGCTTGTACAGTCTCTGGTAGCGGGCAATCACTTCCTGCAGATCCTTGCTGTCAAGATCAGTATCGAGTTCAATACCACGAGTATCCTTTACATCCTGCAGTGCTCGTTCAAACTCATGATGGGGAACACCCATGACGACGTCACCGAACATCTGCATGAAACGACGATAGCTGTCCCAGGCAAATCTCTCATTGTTTGTTTTCTTGATCAATCCCTGAACGGAATCGGGGGTAAGTCCCAGGTTGAGGATGGTATCCATCATACCGGGCATGGACTGGGCAGCTCCACTTCTTACGGAAACAAGCAAGGGATCATTATTGTCTCCCAGTTTCGCACCCATCGTTTCCTCGAGTCTGGCAAGGTGTTCCAGCACTTCCTCTCTCAATCCTTCAGGATAGGTACCTTTATTGGCACTATAAAAGGCGCAAGCCTCAGTGCTGATTGTAAAGCCCGGTGGGACAGGAAGCCCAATGCTGGTCATCTCGGCAAGGTTTGCACCCTTTCCTCCGAGTAAATCCTTCATCTGGGCAGTTCCTTCTGCCTTACCGGAGCCAAAAAAATAGACATACTTTGTGTTCTTTGTTGCCATACAAGACTCCTCTAAATTTTCACTATTACTAGACGTGCAAATCCTACCTGCTTAACTCTTGACTGTCAATGAATCCAGAGCGTAAAAGGTGGAGTTTGGGGACTTCCAACTTCTTATTAGATAAATATTTGTTAATATCCTTTTTGGAACATTATTCCAATTTGGACTTTGCATTAGGTATTGAGCAAAAGGTAAGACAATTCGTATTTTGCTTCTTTCCATCGGATTACAATTGGATTTTACGTGTTAACGCAATTCATAACTGATATTTGCTTGTATTCCTTATTTTTACAACAAACAGCAACAATAAGAAATTCTATCAAAGCCTTGAGCCAAAAAAAAAACACCCACATTCCCCGAAGGAAATATGGGCAAAGCGAGCAGAATGAACTAATTAGGGCTGTTTGCCAATATAGGCAAGAATGCCGCCATCGACATACAGGACATGACCATTCACGAAGTCACTTGCACCAGAGGCAAGGAACAAGGCAGGACCGGTGAGATCCTCGGTTGTTCCCCAACGCTCTGCAGGTGTCTTTGCTACGATGAACGAATCAAACGGGTGACGGCTACCGTCAGCCTGTCTCTCCCTAAGTGGAGCTGTCTGCGGGGTCGCAATATAGCCAGGTCCAATCCCGTTACACTGGATGTTGTACTTGCCGTACTCGCTGCAGATATTTCTCGTCAGCATCTTCAGGCCACCCTTTGCAGCGGCATACGCTGCCACCGTCTCTCGGCCCAGCTCACTCATCATTGAGCAGATATTTATGATCTTACCGCTCTTTCTCTCCATCATCCCAGGCAGGACAGCCTTGCTCACGATGAAGGGGGCATTCAGATCGATGTCGATTACCTTGCGCCACTCCTCTGCACTCATCTCGTGCATCGGAACACGGCGGATGATCCCGGCATTGTTTACCAGGATATCAACCGCTCCTAGGTCATTGATTATCTTCTCCGTGGTCTCAGCTACCGCTTTTTCATCAGTGACATCACACACGTAGCCCTTGGCATCGATGCCTGCTTCCCTGTAGGAAGCAAGGCCCTTGTCCACCATATCCTGGTTGATATCGTTGAACGCAATCTTCGCACCAGCAGATGCATAGGCACTTGCAATGGCAAACCCGATGCCGTAACTTGCCCCGGTCACCCAGGCCACCTTCCCCTCAAGGGAGAACTGCTTTTCAATATATCCCATACAATTTACCTCAAATCCTTCGTTGCTACATGATCCATGTCAGTGTAGGTTCTATTCTCACCACACATCGACCAGATGAACGTATAGTTGCTCGTACCGACTCCGCTGTGGATCGACCATGACGGGCTGATAACAGCCTGTTCGTTGTGTACTATGACATGCCTTGTCTCACTCGGTTCCCCGAAGAAGTGGAACAGTGTCTGCTCTGCATCGATGTCGAAGTAGAAGTACACTTCCATCCTCCGCTCATGAGTATGTACCGGCATCGTATTCCACACACTGCCCTCTTTCAGTTGGGTCAGTCCCATGGAAAGCTGGCAGGTATCCAATACATCGGGGTGAATATACTGGTTGATCACCCGTTCATTGCTCTCTGCCTTGTTCCCTGCTGGTACATGCTTTGCATCGGCAAAGACGATATGCTTTGCCTCAAAGGCATGGTGTGCAGGAGTACTGCTCATATAGAACTTTGCAGGCTTATTCCCATCATTGCTTCCAAGGGTCACCTTTTTGGTTCCCATCGGCAGGTACAATCCATCAAGGCTCACCAATTCATAGCGCTTGCCATCTGCGACCACGTAGCCATCGCCACCGATGTTGATCAGGCCGATTTCGCGGCGTTGCAGAAAGTAATCGACACCAAAATCCTTCATAGGATCGATGTTCTTTTCCAGGTCCAGCTCCCCTTTCACCGGCATTGCACCCATTGTGACGATCCTGTCGATGTGTGAGTAAACACCACTGACCTCATCAGCGAGAAATATTCCGTCCACCAAGAACTCATCCCTGAGCTCCTGGGTTGTCATATGCTTGAATGCCTCTTTACCAGTCGAATACCTTGTATCCATATCGTAACTCCTTACAATTAATTTTTCTTATATCAATACCACCATCTAGATGATGGATGGCAACCACAAACTCAAAGCGGGGACAAAAGTTATAC is from uncultured Sphaerochaeta sp. and encodes:
- a CDS encoding branched-chain amino acid ABC transporter permease, whose product is MSMTTILQHCLTGISLGGAYALIAIGYTLVYGILRLINFAHGDIFMMAGYFMIFALASFPWPIAIIITLTVTTFMGIGIERAAYKPLRSAPRMSIMISAIGVSYLLQNVSTYLFTAIPRGYPEIPFLKRIFQLGTLSASLVTLLTPVLTLFLVIILMILVNKTKTGMAMRAVSKDFETAKLMGININRIISVTFAIGSFLAGVGSILYFTDRMSVTPFSGTLPGLKCFVAAVFGGIGNIPGAVIGGFFIGIVETLLVALGYSTYSDAFTFLLLIVMLLVRPTGLFGEKTVEKV
- a CDS encoding ABC transporter substrate-binding protein, translating into MKRLTVYLLVLLFASSFMFANGSSEQTRDVKEVVIGVFEPQTGENGGGGYQEVLGMRYANEVYPTVQINGETYNVRLVEADNKSDKTEAVTAAQSLISSGASVILGSYGSGVSIAAGDIFLDNQVPAIGASCTNPQVTLGNDYYFRVCFLDPFQGTVMANYAWQEGAKKAAVITQLGDDYSSGLGNFFSRAFSGLGGQVVSEQRFQTNTTDFKSILTNIKAADPDVIFAPSSIATAPLIIKQARELGITAKIMAGDTWENSSIIENAGTSAEGVALSTFFDDADPATAEAAKFIEGFKKYLVANKQPDIIPAVSALGYDAYITAIKAIEAANSTKGPAIRSALVDVDVEGVTGRIVFNENGDANKDMAFIKVVENGQFKFLKTVSIAK
- the ppdK gene encoding pyruvate, phosphate dikinase: MATKNTKYVYFFGSGKAEGTAQMKDLLGGKGANLAEMTSIGLPVPPGFTISTEACAFYSANKGTYPEGLREEVLEHLARLEETMGAKLGDNNDPLLVSVRSGAAQSMPGMMDTILNLGLTPDSVQGLIKKTNNERFAWDSYRRFMQMFGDVVMGVPHHEFERALQDVKDTRGIELDTDLDSKDLQEVIARYQRLYKRFTGEEFPTDPLDQLFKAINAVFKSWNNERANKYRQMNDIRGLLGTAVNIQSMVFGNMGETSGTGVAFTRDPSTGENQFYGEYLMNAQGEDVVAGIRTPQSISTLKKVNEKVYNQLVDIRGILEKHYKDMQDLEFTIQEGKLYMLQTRNGKRTIFSWLRTQVEMVEEGLIDKETAVSRVPSGEFGKLFAPILDGKYIRDNSLEVITRGLNASPGGACGQIYFTAEKAEEMAAEGKDVILVRTETSPEDIGGMAVAKGVVTCRGGMTSHAAVVARGMGCPCVSGAGEIRINEPKRFLEVNGTKLSEGDFISIDGFTGEVYGAKIPVRASEIVQVLNGAMEESESILYKDYKAFMGFVQDLKVLGVYTNADTPHDAQMAVAFGAEGIGLCRTEHMFFGGDRIMSIRKMILANNIVEREKALAELLPMQRSDFEEIFLALDGRPATIRLLDPPLHEFLPNDHTSRHELALQMGITVEEVAQKSSALHEFNPMLGFRGCRLAIIYPEILRMQVRAIIEAAINVKRKGVDVLPEIMIPLVGNYKEFVFTKKHALEVIERIFSEQSLKVHYKIGTMIEVPRAAITADEIAKEAEFFSFGTNDLTQLTCGFSRDDAASFLGAYVNDADKQFYEYDPFATLDVNGVGKLVEMAVKLGRSANPSIKLGICGEHGGDPKTIAFCNKVGLDYVSCSPFRVPIARLAAAQAVIEAKKKA
- a CDS encoding gluconate 5-dehydrogenase; translated protein: MGYIEKQFSLEGKVAWVTGASYGIGFAIASAYASAGAKIAFNDINQDMVDKGLASYREAGIDAKGYVCDVTDEKAVAETTEKIINDLGAVDILVNNAGIIRRVPMHEMSAEEWRKVIDIDLNAPFIVSKAVLPGMMERKSGKIINICSMMSELGRETVAAYAAAKGGLKMLTRNICSEYGKYNIQCNGIGPGYIATPQTAPLRERQADGSRHPFDSFIVAKTPAERWGTTEDLTGPALFLASGASDFVNGHVLYVDGGILAYIGKQP
- the kduI gene encoding 5-dehydro-4-deoxy-D-glucuronate isomerase — encoded protein: MDTRYSTGKEAFKHMTTQELRDEFLVDGIFLADEVSGVYSHIDRIVTMGAMPVKGELDLEKNIDPMKDFGVDYFLQRREIGLINIGGDGYVVADGKRYELVSLDGLYLPMGTKKVTLGSNDGNKPAKFYMSSTPAHHAFEAKHIVFADAKHVPAGNKAESNERVINQYIHPDVLDTCQLSMGLTQLKEGSVWNTMPVHTHERRMEVYFYFDIDAEQTLFHFFGEPSETRHVIVHNEQAVISPSWSIHSGVGTSNYTFIWSMCGENRTYTDMDHVATKDLR